One segment of Setaria viridis chromosome 4, Setaria_viridis_v4.0, whole genome shotgun sequence DNA contains the following:
- the LOC117852530 gene encoding bax inhibitor 1 — protein sequence MESLFGFQSQHRRRTGGFDSLKRLGHISPAVQSHLKHVYLTLCFALAFSALGVYLHILLNVGGTLTTVGCLAAIAFLISLPPSQDQQRNRFALLMSAAFLQGASVGPLVDLVLHFDPRILVTAFVGTAIAFGCFSGAAIIAKRREYLYLGGLLSSALSILLWLQFAASIFGHSSATFTFELYFGLLVFLGYMVFDTQEIIERAHQGDMDYIKHALTLFTDFVAVLVRVLVIMLKNAQERSEEEEKKRKKR from the exons ATGGAGTCCCTCTTCGGCTTCCAATCGCAGCATAGGAGGAGGACGGGCGGCTTCGACTCGCTCAAGCGTCTGGGCCACATCTCCCCCGCCGTGCAGTCGCACCTCAAGCAC GTGTACCTCACCCTGTGCTTCGCCCTCGCCTTCTCCGCGCTCGGCGTCTACCTCCACATCCTCCTCAACGTCGGCGGCACCCTCACCACCGTCGGATGCCTGGCCGCCATCGCCTTCCTAATCTCCCTGCCGCCCTCCCAGGATCAGCAGAGGAACCGCTTCGCTTTGCTCATGTCCGCCGCGTTCCTACAGGGGGCCTCCGTAGGACCGCTCGTCGACCTGGTTCTTCACTTCGATCCGAGGATCCTGGTGACGGCGTTCGTCGGAACCGCAATTGCTTTTGGATGCTTCTCGGGCGCCGCCATCATCGCCAAGCGCAGGGAGTACCTGTACCTCGGGGGCTTGCTCTCGTCTGCACTCTCCATTCTTCTCTGGCTGCAGTTTGCTGCATCCATCTTTGGACACTCCAGCGCCACCTTCACGTTTGAG CTCTACTTTGGCCTCCTGGTTTTCCTGGGGTACATGGTGTTTGACACCCAGGAGATCATCGAGAGGGCACACCAGGGGGACATGGACTACATCAAGCACGCGCTCACCCTCTTCACCGACTTTGTTGCCGTTCTTGTTCGAGTCCTTGTCATCATG CTGAAGAATGCGCAGGAGAGATctgaagaggaggagaagaagaggaagaagcgCTGA
- the LOC117852528 gene encoding uncharacterized protein isoform X1: MAAAQAHAQAQRRGERKAMPSPPPPPPPPGALPVGFRFRPTDEELVCHYLKPKIAGRVHPDLLLIPDVDLSACEPWELPAKALIRSDDPEWFFFAPLDRKYPGGHRSNRSTAAGYWKATGKDRLIRSRPAGTLIGIKKTLVFHRGRAPRGHRTSWIMHEYRTAEPQLQQGQNGSFVLYRLFDKHEEEEPEAADAADSPSTSSAADPPPIAPAVKAENLCQPASAKMAHLLTTLSNNEPTAAQQEGDPLLDVLAQLPDLQPEQTYDGFPTITSPMRPYTDHPFLGNVGGQDLSAYIDSIIAHQDLEDLLVNPSLAKTVEHPTGNFEPIPTSLLVPSSSSSNNNRSPENSWANLDTERLLLIQGADGTDAAACCSSATKILQFDTGDANHDTGPQTDSASGVSAEASHLYNQYQLQSASIPQMELARSDMTDSDAFNGLEGSAPEPLMQQLSVSNFTDPHQGTALRRIRLVHSIQRASVTEPVLTSNSEGEDEERSCYSTDNSSTNNEDYANAGGAMHSQGGGVIPTQVVSSTEVTGELQDFIFDEGASSLHGVVRHGGNLKRRLKEEYMETNQDAGEILQHSIRVPREPSLRRRQRISSVVRVLCLALVVILVFVGLWKCI, encoded by the exons ATGGCAGCTGCACAAGCACACG CGCAGGCGCAGCGCCGCGGGGAAAGGAAAGCGatgccgtctcctcctcctcctccgccgccgcccggggcTCTGCCGgtgggcttccgcttccgcccGACGGACGAGGAGCTGGTGTGCCACTACCTCAAGCCCAAGATCGCCGGCCGCGTGCACCCGGACCTGCTCCTCATCCCCGACGTCGACCTCTCCGCATGCGAGCCCTGGGAGCTGCCCGCCAAGGCGCTCATCAGGTCCGACGACCCCGAGTGGTTCTTCTTCGCGCCCCTCGACCGCAAGTACCCCGGCGGCCACCGCTCCAaccgctccaccgccgccggctactGGAAGGCCACGGGCAAGGACCGCCTCATCCGCTCGCGCCCAGCAGGCACCCTCATCGGCATCAAGAAGACGCTCGTCTTCCACAGAGGCAGGGCGCCGCGAGGCCACCGCACCTCCTGGATCATGCACGAGTACCGCACGGCCGAGCCCCAGCTCCAGCAAGGCCAAAAC GGTAGCTTCGTTCTCTACCGCCTGTTCGACaagcacgaggaggaggaacCGGAAGCCGCAGACGCCGCCGATTCACCGTCCACATCGTCTGCCGCCGACCCGCCACCCATCGCGCCAGCAGTGAAAGCTGAGAATTTGTGCCAACCCGCTTCTGCGAAAATGGCTCATCTTCTTACAACTCTCAGTAACAATGAGCCAACAGCCGCCCAG CAGGAAGGCGATCCTCTTCTGGATGTGTTAGCCCAGCTTCCAGACCTACAGCCTGAGCAAACATACGATGGATTCCCTACCATCACCTCTCCGATGCGTCCTTACACTGACCATCCTTTTCTTGGCAATGTTGGTGGGCAAGATCTTTCGGCGTATATAGATAGCATCATTGCTCATCAGGATCTGGAAGACTTGTTGGTCAACCCTTCTTTGGCGAAGACGGTGGAGCACCCCACTGGAAATTTTGAGCCCATTCCTACTTCTCTACTTGTTCCAAGCAGCAGCTCCTCAAACAACAACAGATCACCTGAAAATAGCTGGGCAAACCTTGATACAGAAAGGTTGCTCCTAATCCAG GGTGCAGATGGCACAGATGCTGCTGCTTGCTGTTCTTCTGCAACCAAAATACTACAATTTGATACAGGTGATGCTAATCATGACACGGGACCTCAAACTGACTCGGCCTCTGGTGTGTCAGCTGAAGCATCCCACTTATACAACCAATATCAACTTCAATCTGCATCCATTCCTCAAATGGAGCTGGCCAGGAGTGACATGACAGATTCAGACGCCTTTAATGGTCTTGAAGGTTCGGCACCAGAACCTTTGATGCAGCAATTATCAGTTTCAAACTTCACGGATCCACACCAAGGGACTGCGTTAAGAAGGATCCGCCTTGTGCACTCTATTCAGAGGGCGTCAGTCACTGAGCCTGTACTAACTTCAAATTCGGAGGGTGAAGATGAAGAACGGTCATGTTATAGCACAGACAATTCATCAACCAACAACGAGGATTATGCCAAT GCTGGAGGAGCAATGCATAGTCAAGGTGGAGGGGTGATACCTACTCAAGTAGTTTCTTCGACGGAAGTTACAGGAGAGCTACAGGATTTCATATTTGATG AAGGTGCATCGTCGCTCCATGGTGTGGTGCGTCATGGAGGCAATCTCAAGCGGAGGCTCAAAGAGGAATATATGGAAACCAATCAGGATGCCGGTGAGATCCTGCAGCACAGCATCCGTGTACCTAGAGAGCCATCCCTGAGGAGACGACAACGGATCAGTTCAGTTGTGCGGGTGCTTTGCCTGGCTCTGGTGGTCATTCTCGTATTTGTTGGCCTATGGAAATGTATCTAG
- the LOC117852529 gene encoding uncharacterized protein translates to MAARVLLLHARCYSASAFPAAEDMVISSLRRLPSTPLANPPPPPTRPQCIYPTPGPHPPPPPPPTALLLSAADRLRGVFLRKPLGRATLHRALSSTGLDATTALSPEVLADVVNAGDLGGAATVAFFDWAVTNSDPPPSIHTCNIVIKALGRKKFFDFLDDALQIMRRNNVFPDLTTLEIIVDSLVAARHVSRAVEVLSTDQFGFGIGKACHRKEAFAILIGCLCRRSHVGLANSLLQAARKELLGLDNHVYNDVMGGWARLGSVDKMQEVWTKMQEDGLVPDEVSHCHLIEALGRAGRTEDALRVFENMASERLGPTTMTYNALIFNFISTGDLDRCIKYYKDMLDKNCPPNINTYFKIIKAFLKERRVADALQMFENMLARGVLPNTGVITSFIEPLCTFGPPHAALMIYKKSRKAGCVISLKAYKLLLDRLAKFGKSGIVLNIWEEMQECGYQPDKDIYEFIVNGLCNVGKVDAAVSVMEESLRNGFCLGRIVYSKLNNKLLEMDKVETAYNLFKKVKEARALTNSRNYCRANGWHS, encoded by the coding sequence ATGGCGgcccgcgtcctcctcctccacgctcgctgctactccgcctccgccttccccgccgccgaggACATGGtcatctcctccctccgccgtcTCCCTTCCACTCCCCTTGCCAACCCACCTCCACCCCCCACTCGTCCCCAATGTATCTACCCCACTCCCGGGCCCcatcccccacctccgccgccgcctaccgccctgctcctctccgccgccgaccgcctccGTGGGGTATTCCTCCGCAAGCCCCTGGGTCGCGCCACGCTCCACCGGGCGCTCTCCTCCACGGGCCTTGATGCCACCACCGCGCTCTCGCCGGAGGTACTCGCCGATGTCGTCAACGCTGGCGACCTCGGCGGCGCTGCCACCGTCGCCTTCTTCGACTGGGCGGTCACCAACTCTGATCCGCCGCCGTCTATCCACACCTGCAACATCGTCATCAAGGCATTAGGGAGGAAGAAATTCTTCGATTTCCTTGACGACGCCCTGCAGATCATGCGGAGAAACAACGTCTTTCCAGACCTGACCACGCTGGAGATCATCGTGGATAGCCTAGTTGCCGCCAGGCATGTCAGCAGGGCTGTTGAAGTGCTTAGTACTGACCAATTTGGGTTTGGAATTGGGAAAGCTTGCCACAGAAAGGAAGCATTTGCTATCCTCATCGGTTGCCTTTGCCGGAGGTCACATGTAGGCCTTGCCAATTCGCTCTTGCAGGCTGCTCGAAAGGAGTTGCTTGGTCTTGATAACCATGTGTACAATGATGTGATGGGTGGCTGGGCGAGGCTTGGGAGTGTTGACAAGATGCAGGAGGTTTGGACAAAGATGCAGGAGGATGGTCTGGTGCCAGATGAGGTTTCACATTGCCATCTAATTGAGGCGTTGGGTAGAGCAGGGCGGACTGAAGATGCACTCAGGGTGTTTGAGAATATGGCAAGTGAGAGATTGGGTCCAACTACGATGACTTACAATGCACTTATTTTCAATTTTATCTCTACTGGGGATTTGGACAGGTGCATCAAGTACTACAAAGATATGTTGGACAAGAATTGTCCGCCAAACATCAACACATACTTCAAGATAATTAAAGCCTTTCTGAAAGAGCGCAGGGTGGCTGATGCACTTCAAATGTTTGAGAATATGCTGGCTCGAGGCGTTCTGCCAAATACTGGGGTGATAACATCATTTATCGAGCCATTGTGTACATTTGGACCGCCTCATGCTGCTTTGATGATTTACAAAAAGAGTAGGAAGGCTGGTTGTGTAATATCCTTGAAAGCTTACAAGCTTTTGCTCGATAGGCTTGCTAAATTTGGGAAGAGCGGAATTGTTTTGAACATATGGGAAGAGATGCAAGAGTGTGGATATCAACCCGATAAAGATATTTATGAGTTTATTGTAAATGGGCTTTGCAATGTGGGCAAGGTTGATGCAGCTGTGTCTGTGATGGAGGAATCACTTCGGAATGGCTTCTGTCTTGGGAGAATTGTTTACAGCAAACTGAACAACAAACTGTTGGAAATGGACAAAGTTGAGACTGCATATAATCTGTTCAAGAAAGTCAAAGAGGCACGAGCACTTACTAACTCACGCAATTATTGTCGTGCTAATGGTTGGCATTCCTGA
- the LOC117852531 gene encoding protein FERTILITY RESTORER RF2, mitochondrial: MSQLGTCSLPGAAIYGTSTRRFGGSQFQQPKVNRISFEQKVSAKTTLRSMRCKATQTQSVQKKSSSATVQRDKKGKVQGPKLDDGSGGFPPFRFGKGGGGGGGGGGGSNYFGGFLLFSCVLLLDYLKEFEKYLLTRKHRGGDDASNGLLQP, from the exons ATGTCCCAACTTGGAACATGTTCATTGCCTGGAGCTGCAATCTATGGCACTTCAACTAGGAGGTTTGGAG GTTCACAATTTCAGCAACCTAAGGTTAATCGCATCTCATTTGAACAGAAAGTGTCTGCTAAAACAACATTGAGA AGTATGAGGTGTAAAGCTACTCAAACCCAAAGCGTCCAAAAGAAATCTTCAAGTGCAACTGTTCAACGTGATAAGAAAG GGAAAGTTCAAGGGCCGAAGCTGGACGATGGAAGTGGTGGGTTCCCTCCGTTCCGCTTCGGCAAaggtgggggcggtggtggaggtggcgggggtGGCAGCAACTACTTCGGCGGATTCCTTCTCTTCTCCTGTGTGTTGCTCCTGGATTACCTGAAGGAGTTTGAGAAGTACCTGCTTACTCGGAAGCACCGAGGTGGAGACGACGCCAGCAACGGGCTGCTACAACCATGA
- the LOC117852528 gene encoding uncharacterized protein isoform X2, translating into MAAAQAHAQAQRRGERKAMPSPPPPPPPPGALPVGFRFRPTDEELVCHYLKPKIAGRVHPDLLLIPDVDLSACEPWELPAKALIRSDDPEWFFFAPLDRKYPGGHRSNRSTAAGYWKATGKDRLIRSRPAGTLIGIKKTLVFHRGRAPRGHRTSWIMHEYRTAEPQLQQGQNGSFVLYRLFDKHEEEEPEAADAADSPSTSSAADPPPIAPAVKAENLCQPASAKMAHLLTTLSNNEPTAAQEGDPLLDVLAQLPDLQPEQTYDGFPTITSPMRPYTDHPFLGNVGGQDLSAYIDSIIAHQDLEDLLVNPSLAKTVEHPTGNFEPIPTSLLVPSSSSSNNNRSPENSWANLDTERLLLIQGADGTDAAACCSSATKILQFDTGDANHDTGPQTDSASGVSAEASHLYNQYQLQSASIPQMELARSDMTDSDAFNGLEGSAPEPLMQQLSVSNFTDPHQGTALRRIRLVHSIQRASVTEPVLTSNSEGEDEERSCYSTDNSSTNNEDYANAGGAMHSQGGGVIPTQVVSSTEVTGELQDFIFDEGASSLHGVVRHGGNLKRRLKEEYMETNQDAGEILQHSIRVPREPSLRRRQRISSVVRVLCLALVVILVFVGLWKCI; encoded by the exons ATGGCAGCTGCACAAGCACACG CGCAGGCGCAGCGCCGCGGGGAAAGGAAAGCGatgccgtctcctcctcctcctccgccgccgcccggggcTCTGCCGgtgggcttccgcttccgcccGACGGACGAGGAGCTGGTGTGCCACTACCTCAAGCCCAAGATCGCCGGCCGCGTGCACCCGGACCTGCTCCTCATCCCCGACGTCGACCTCTCCGCATGCGAGCCCTGGGAGCTGCCCGCCAAGGCGCTCATCAGGTCCGACGACCCCGAGTGGTTCTTCTTCGCGCCCCTCGACCGCAAGTACCCCGGCGGCCACCGCTCCAaccgctccaccgccgccggctactGGAAGGCCACGGGCAAGGACCGCCTCATCCGCTCGCGCCCAGCAGGCACCCTCATCGGCATCAAGAAGACGCTCGTCTTCCACAGAGGCAGGGCGCCGCGAGGCCACCGCACCTCCTGGATCATGCACGAGTACCGCACGGCCGAGCCCCAGCTCCAGCAAGGCCAAAAC GGTAGCTTCGTTCTCTACCGCCTGTTCGACaagcacgaggaggaggaacCGGAAGCCGCAGACGCCGCCGATTCACCGTCCACATCGTCTGCCGCCGACCCGCCACCCATCGCGCCAGCAGTGAAAGCTGAGAATTTGTGCCAACCCGCTTCTGCGAAAATGGCTCATCTTCTTACAACTCTCAGTAACAATGAGCCAACAGCCGCCCAG GAAGGCGATCCTCTTCTGGATGTGTTAGCCCAGCTTCCAGACCTACAGCCTGAGCAAACATACGATGGATTCCCTACCATCACCTCTCCGATGCGTCCTTACACTGACCATCCTTTTCTTGGCAATGTTGGTGGGCAAGATCTTTCGGCGTATATAGATAGCATCATTGCTCATCAGGATCTGGAAGACTTGTTGGTCAACCCTTCTTTGGCGAAGACGGTGGAGCACCCCACTGGAAATTTTGAGCCCATTCCTACTTCTCTACTTGTTCCAAGCAGCAGCTCCTCAAACAACAACAGATCACCTGAAAATAGCTGGGCAAACCTTGATACAGAAAGGTTGCTCCTAATCCAG GGTGCAGATGGCACAGATGCTGCTGCTTGCTGTTCTTCTGCAACCAAAATACTACAATTTGATACAGGTGATGCTAATCATGACACGGGACCTCAAACTGACTCGGCCTCTGGTGTGTCAGCTGAAGCATCCCACTTATACAACCAATATCAACTTCAATCTGCATCCATTCCTCAAATGGAGCTGGCCAGGAGTGACATGACAGATTCAGACGCCTTTAATGGTCTTGAAGGTTCGGCACCAGAACCTTTGATGCAGCAATTATCAGTTTCAAACTTCACGGATCCACACCAAGGGACTGCGTTAAGAAGGATCCGCCTTGTGCACTCTATTCAGAGGGCGTCAGTCACTGAGCCTGTACTAACTTCAAATTCGGAGGGTGAAGATGAAGAACGGTCATGTTATAGCACAGACAATTCATCAACCAACAACGAGGATTATGCCAAT GCTGGAGGAGCAATGCATAGTCAAGGTGGAGGGGTGATACCTACTCAAGTAGTTTCTTCGACGGAAGTTACAGGAGAGCTACAGGATTTCATATTTGATG AAGGTGCATCGTCGCTCCATGGTGTGGTGCGTCATGGAGGCAATCTCAAGCGGAGGCTCAAAGAGGAATATATGGAAACCAATCAGGATGCCGGTGAGATCCTGCAGCACAGCATCCGTGTACCTAGAGAGCCATCCCTGAGGAGACGACAACGGATCAGTTCAGTTGTGCGGGTGCTTTGCCTGGCTCTGGTGGTCATTCTCGTATTTGTTGGCCTATGGAAATGTATCTAG